The Candidatus Tanganyikabacteria bacterium sequence CGGCGCGGTCCCCGAGACCATCAAGGACACGATGCCCACCGAGGGCGGCGTGCCGGCCATCTACGTCATTCCCGACCGCATGTTCAGCGCCCAGCAGGGCATCAGCCTCGCCGACCTCGAGTTCCCCATCTACTTCAACTTCTTCGCGCGCCGCCGCAAGACCGTCTGCGTCTGCACGGCCGCGCAGCGCCGCGCCATCGCCGCCGTGATGCGGGAGGCCGTGTTCGGGCCGCAGAAGGTGGACGTGCGAACGGAAGTCGCATTCGGGCCGGTACCGGATCTGTCGTCCGAGATGGCCTACTTCCGCAAGAGCCCGTTCAGCGGCCAGCGGATGGAACTCGACGACATGCTGGAGTTCGTGGTCTTCGACAACGAGGACCGGGCCTGCGTGGGCAGCGTGGAGATCCGGCGGCGGCGCGACAACAAGTTCGCCCTGCGCGACCAGGGAAAGCTCCTGGCCGAGGTGCCCACCGACCTCAACGTGCCCCCGCCGGCCGAGGAGGTCCACGGCCGGGTGGCGCCCTTCCATCCGCCCGCCTTCGGCATCACCTTCATCGGCACGGGGCATGGCTTCGATCCCGACACGATGACAAGCGGGTTCATCATCTGGGCCAACCATCGCGGCATCCTCGTGGATCCGCCGGTC is a genomic window containing:
- a CDS encoding MBL fold metallo-hydrolase codes for the protein MSTARLLGKGAALSRGGMVVATSEGPIQFGAVPETIKDTMPTEGGVPAIYVIPDRMFSAQQGISLADLEFPIYFNFFARRRKTVCVCTAAQRRAIAAVMREAVFGPQKVDVRTEVAFGPVPDLSSEMAYFRKSPFSGQRMELDDMLEFVVFDNEDRACVGSVEIRRRRDNKFALRDQGKLLAEVPTDLNVPPPAEEVHGRVAPFHPPAFGITFIGTGHGFDPDTMTSGFIIWANHRGILVDPPVNSTEWLKTQEINPKLIDVVVLTHCHADHDGGTLQKILSEGRVRVYTTPTIMGSFVHKYRQLVGLERKRFETLFDFVPVSIGEPVRINGAEVLFHYTLHSVPCIGFEVYYGGKSLIYTSDTLYDPDLFDSLFEAAIIDEGERLIDRHGWISLGTSIRGTEQAEPGARRGSVRVAA